In Bradyrhizobium guangxiense, the following are encoded in one genomic region:
- a CDS encoding helix-turn-helix transcriptional regulator — translation MSAVDYGREALDFIEGLGAYTKVPDAMDALETAFGRFGFETIIVTGLPNPEQRFAQMVLAKRWPAGWFSLYTQNNYDRVDPVVRLCRQSVNPFEWSEAPYDAELEPNAAEVMNRASEFRMSRGFIVPIHGLTGYEAAVSLGGVHLDLNARSKPALHLMAMYGFDHIRRLLEPAPCPSTRLTPREREVISWASQGKSAWEIGEILHITQRTAEEHLATAARKLGAVNRTHAVALAIRNKIIAP, via the coding sequence ATGTCCGCCGTAGATTATGGCCGGGAGGCGCTCGACTTCATCGAAGGGCTCGGAGCCTATACCAAGGTTCCGGACGCCATGGACGCACTCGAAACGGCGTTCGGTCGCTTCGGCTTCGAAACCATCATCGTGACGGGATTGCCGAACCCCGAGCAGCGGTTCGCACAGATGGTGCTCGCCAAGCGCTGGCCGGCCGGATGGTTCAGCCTCTACACCCAGAACAATTACGACCGCGTCGATCCCGTGGTGCGGTTGTGCCGGCAATCGGTCAATCCGTTCGAATGGTCGGAAGCGCCCTACGACGCCGAGCTCGAGCCGAACGCGGCCGAGGTGATGAATCGTGCCAGCGAGTTCCGCATGTCGCGCGGCTTCATCGTGCCGATCCACGGGCTCACCGGCTATGAAGCTGCGGTATCACTCGGCGGCGTCCATCTCGACCTCAATGCCCGCAGCAAGCCGGCGCTGCATCTGATGGCGATGTATGGCTTCGACCACATTCGCCGTCTGCTCGAGCCGGCGCCTTGTCCCTCGACCCGCCTCACCCCGCGCGAGCGCGAGGTGATCTCCTGGGCCTCGCAGGGCAAGTCGGCCTGGGAAATCGGCGAGATCCTGCACATCACGCAGCGCACGGCCGAAGAGCATCTTGCAACTGCCGCGCGTAAGCTCGGTGCCGTCAACCGCACGCATGCAGTGGCGCTGGCGATTCGGAACAAGATCATCGCTCCCTAA
- a CDS encoding acyl-homoserine-lactone synthase produces the protein MIHAISAANRHLYEDVIEQHFRLRHDIFVEERRWETLRRSDGREIDSYDDEDTVYLLALEGRRVVGGHRLYPTTKSTMMSEVFPHLASVRGYPADPLIWEWSRYFVVRDRRDGALNLQLMAAVQEFCLNQGIARVSAIMETWWLPRFHEAGFVVTPLGLPALVENAWTMAATIDIRRETLDVLHDRIGMTSVVRQDGPHLDAVARANLCGAAAAQRKSA, from the coding sequence ATGATTCACGCAATTTCCGCGGCAAATCGCCACCTTTATGAAGACGTGATCGAGCAGCATTTCCGGCTGCGTCACGACATCTTCGTCGAGGAGCGTCGCTGGGAAACGTTACGCAGGTCCGACGGCCGCGAGATCGATTCCTATGACGACGAGGACACCGTCTATCTGCTGGCGCTGGAGGGGCGGCGCGTTGTCGGCGGCCACAGGCTCTACCCGACTACCAAGTCCACGATGATGAGCGAGGTGTTCCCGCATCTGGCGTCGGTGCGCGGGTATCCTGCGGATCCGCTGATTTGGGAATGGTCGCGCTACTTCGTCGTGCGTGATCGCCGCGACGGCGCGCTCAACCTGCAACTGATGGCGGCGGTGCAGGAGTTCTGCCTCAATCAGGGAATCGCGCGGGTCAGCGCGATCATGGAAACCTGGTGGCTGCCGCGTTTCCACGAGGCCGGCTTCGTCGTGACGCCGCTCGGCCTGCCGGCGCTGGTGGAGAATGCGTGGACCATGGCGGCGACCATCGACATTCGACGCGAGACGCTCGATGTCCTGCATGACCGCATCGGCATGACTTCGGTCGTGCGCCAGGACGGCCCGCATCTGGATGCCGTCGCCCGTGCCAACCTCTGCGGCGCTGCCGCCGCGCAACGAAAGAGTGCCTGA